The Clostridia bacterium genome segment AAAAAGTATACTAAGATTAAAAAGCTAGATACAGAAATCATTAGGGAATTTATGAATAAGATAATCGGCTTTAAGGCTGTGAAGATAAATGGTAGAAACAACAGAAAATTAGGATATATTATAACTGCATTGGTGCAATTGACATTCCTAATACAGAAAGCAAAACGGCATAGCCGCTACAGCCGACTATGCCGAATTTATAAATTCCTATGATAAAGCACCATACTGACAGTACCTTTTTTAATTTCTTTCTGGTTCTTGATACGTTTGGACAGCTTGCTGTTGGCTGTCAGCTACCACAAAATCCCGCTTAATTTCACTTAAACGAGTTTGCAAGCCTTTATGGTTTTCAGCTAAAACTTCTTCCAACTTACCTGCTTCTACTAATTCTTTGTAATATCTCTTGCGTGCACGAGCCCTGGCTCTACCACTATTACTATTGGTAGTCCAAACTGATCTTTGTCCAATTCCTCTAGTTTTTCCTGCAGCTTTATTTTCCTTATGTAACTTATTTAATCCCCTTACTACGGCTATATGGTTGGCTTTCGGGGAATTCGCCAATTTCAAAAAATCTGGCCGTTTTTTTTCCATACATTCTACCTCCCAATTTTTATCGTGCTAATTCTTCAAAAACTCTTTCACTTCTAGCCCGTTTATTCCGTGCAGCAGTTTCCACCGGTTGCTGATTGGCCCTTCCTTTTGCCTTCCATACCTCTATGGATTTAACACGATTGCCTCTTTGCTCATAGGCCTCGAAAGCCGCTTCCGCACGTAAGAAAAAGGCCTCGTAATCACTTATCTGCTTCGCTTTTCTTTCAGATTCTAACTTAAAAAACAAAGCCTCCATATTTGTTCCCACATGATCTTTAATTGATAAACCCTTTTTTGATTTCACTAGCTATCAAGCCTCCTGTAAATTACTATGTAATAGCTACAATTTAAGATTATAACATAATTTATTGGGATATACCAATCTTTTAACACCTATCCCTATCTTCAGTAAATAACTCCTGCTTGCTCCCCCCCAAATCCTTATTTTTTCTTTCTACTTCGGCCATATACTCGGCTAAACCTTCTTTTCTACGCAAAGAATGCCGTAATTCAATCAACCTTTCTAAAACCTTGTCCCCACTTTTGTATTTTCTCACCACCAACCTCCCTTTTAAAAAAATTAAAGCAACTATTACAGATTATAGCATAATATTCGGAAATATACAAACAGGCACCAATAAAATCTTTTTAAAAAGATTGCTAATCTATTGACACCACCCTAAAACTACTTTAACATTATTGTTAACCTAAATGTACACATAGGTTAACAGACTTAACAAAGGTGGTGCAAAAAGTGTCCTCCCTATTTATTACCGGTACAGATACTGGTGTAGGTAAAACAATCATTACTGCCAGTTTAACAGCCCTTTTACGGGCACAAGGAAAAAAAGCGATCCCCATGAAACCAGTGCAAACTGATGGAATACCGGCTGCAGATCTCGAGGTTTATCGACAAATAACTGGCCTCCCTTTAAAAGAAAAAGCAATTAACCCCTATTGCTTTACTCCTCCCGCTTCCCCCCTAATCGCGGCCCGTTTAACCCCAAAAACCATTGACCTAACGAAAATTAAAACTGCTTACTTACAGTTAAAAAAGAAATATGAAATAGTTTTGGTGGAAGGAGCCGGCGGCCTAGCCGTCCCGTTTACCCCTACTTACACTTTTGCCGATTTAGCTCGAGAACTAAAATTACCGCTCTTGATTGTCGCCAGGCCCAGCCTGGGGACAATCAATCATACTGTTTTAACCGTAAATTATGCACTACAACATGGACTACAAGTTAAAGGAATTATTATTAATGGCTTTCAAAAAGAAAAAACTACCGCCATCGAAAAAAGCAATCCCCAAGTAATTGAATTATTAACCGGTATCCCTATTTTAGGTGTTTTACCCTACTTAAAAAATCTAGAAAAACAGCAGCTAATAAAAATATTTATGGAGACCATAGAGTGGTCAAAACTATTTGAGGAGGATTAAAAAATGACTCAAGAAAAAATACAACAATTACGTGCATGGGATCAAAAATATGTCTGGCATCCTTTTACACCAATGCTTGATTACAACCGCACTGAACCATTAATTATAGAACGCGGAGTGGGCAGCTATTTAATTGATGTTGAAGGTAATCGCTATTTAGATGGTGTATCCTCACTTTGGGTAAATGTACATGGTCACCGCTGCCCAGAACTAAATGAAGCCCTCAAAAAACAGTTAGAATTAATTGCCCATTCCACACTCCTAGGTCTAGCCAATGTACCCTCAATCAAATTAGCCAAAAAACTTGTGGAAATTACACCCCCCGGTCTGGAAAAAGTTTTTTACTCAGACGCCGGTTCCACCGCCGTGGAAATTGCCTTAAAAATTGCCTATCAATATTGGCAGCAAAAGGCTGAGGGCAAATATCGTCAAAAAACAAAATTCATTTCCCTTGTTGAAGCCTATCATGGTGATACTATTGGTTCGGTAAGTGTTGGTGGTATGGAACTTTTTCACCAAATTTTTCACCCTTTAATTTTTGAAAGTATTCATGTCCCCAGTCCCTATTGCTATCGCTGTCCTTTTGGTAAAGACAAAACCTCCTGTGCTTGGGAATGTTTACAAGAACTAGAAACTATTATGGAAAAACGGCATCAAGAAATTGCTGCTTTAATTATCGAACCTTTAGTACAGGGTGCTGGCGGTATGATTATGGCTCCAAAAGGTTTCCTCCGTAAAGTACGGGCTTTATGTGATCAATATCAAATTTTATTAATCGCTGATGAAGTAGCTGTTGGTTTTGGCCGTACCGGCAAACTTTTTGCCTGTGAACATGAACAAGTTTCGCCAGATTTAATGTGTGTGGCCAAAGGGATTACCGGTGGTTATTTACCAGTAGCTGCCACTTTAACTACTAATGAAATCTATAATGCTTTTCTAGGTGAACCTTGGGAACATAAAACATTTTATCACGGCCATACCTATACCGGCAACCCTTTAGGTTGTGCTGTAGCCTTGGCCAATTTGGAACTTCTAGAAAAAAAAGATTTAATAAAAAGTTTACAACCGAAAATCGCCCTTTTGGAAAAAGAACTGGCTAGATTTAAACATTTAAAACATGTCGGTGAAATAAGACATCAAGGAATGATCGTTGGTTTAGAATTAGTAGAAGATCCTCAAACCCGCAAACCTTTTTCACCGCGTAAACGTATTGGCCACCATGTTATTTTAGCCGCACGCCAACGTGGTTTGATTTTACGCCCCTTAGGTGACGTAATTGTTTTAATGCCAATTCTCTCCATGAGCCTAAGTGAACTAAAACAACTATTAGACATAACCTATGATTCCATAAAACAAGTCACCGAAGGGGGCCATGGTGATGCTTGCTGAAATTAAAAACAAAATTTTAAGTGGTGGGCAAATAACCTTTGCTGAAGCCCTCCAATTAACACAACTACCCAATAAACAGCTTTTTAATCTTTTTAATACCGCACGGCAAGTCAGAGAACATTTTTGGGGTAATAGCATAGAATTTTGCTCCATTATTAATGCCAAATCCGGCCATTGCTCAGAAAACTGCAATTTTTGTGCCCAATCAATTCATTTTCCAACCAAAATTAAAACTTATCCTCTACTCACCCCACAAAAGATTCTTGCCAAGGCTCGGGAAGCCGAAGCCAAAGGTGTGCAGCGTTTTTCTTTAGTAACTAGCGGCTTAAAACCTACCCCCAGCGATTTTCTACACATCCTAAAAATATTTAGGATTTTAAAAGAAGAAACCAAACTAGCTTTATGTGCTTCTTTAGGACTAATTAATGAAGCCCAAGCTGTTCAATTAGCTGCCGCAGGAGTAAGTACTTATCATCACAACCTAGAAAGCAGTGAAAACTTTTTTCCACAAATTTGTACCACCCATACTTATAAAGCTCGCCTAGATACCATTCTAGCTGCTCAAAAAGCAAATTTACGAGTTTGTGCAGGTGGTCTGCTTGGCTTAGGTGAAACCTGGAATGATCGACTACAATTAGCCTTTAAATTGCGGGAGCTACAAGTTGCTTCCCTTCCCTTAAATATTCTACAACCAATCAAGGGTACTCCCTTGGCCAATATAAAACCACCTCAACCATTGGAAATATTAAAGGCAATTGCTCTTTTTCGACTTATTTTACCCCAATGCGAATTACGCCTTTGTGGTGGACGCCAAGCCCTTCATAGTTTACAACCATTGGCCTTTTTGGCAGGTGTTAATGCCCTTTTAGTAGGTAACTATTTAACCACTACAGGTAAAAAAATTAATGATGATCAACAAACCTTAAAAGATTTAGGATTACAAGTTGGGGGAAGGGCTAAATGAACAAAGTTCGTTTTTTAACTGAACAAGCTCTGCTGATTACCTTACTTTTAATTATTGGCAGTATAAAACTACCCAGCTTTTTTCCCGGGGCCGAATTTCAACTTTCTGCACCTTTAGCTGTTGCCATCGCGGCCAATTTTGGTTTTTTAAGATATTTAACCGCGGGTATTGGTGCTAGTATCCTCAACCTGCTTTTAGGTACCCATAATTTTATTAATGTGCTCATCGCCATGATTTTTCGTTTAGTCGCTGGCGGTCTTGTTTGCCTTTTTGCTTCCCGCCCCCCTTTTATTATTCTTGCCGGTCCTTTAGGTTCCTTAGTTGCCCGTTTGGCTTTAGCTCTTTTTATCGGCAAAGCCGTCTGGGCCTTAATCATTGCAGCTCTACCGGGAATGATTTTCACGGCTTTAACTGCTTATCCTCTTACCAAATTACTGCAGAGAATTATTTCACTGCGAGATAAATCATCCCTAGGGGGGAAAAGCAATGCCTAATGTAAAAAAAACATTTTACAGTGTGCGTATGCGGGCCGCCCAAGGCGGTCCGCATGAACAAGGTGGTATCCACATTTCCGGTGCTGAAAGAATCGTAGCCAAAAACGAATTGGAAACAACCATTAAACAACTGCTTCTTCGTGCTCAAAACCATACAAAAGGTTCACCTGACTTTATTAATTTTAATGTAGAGGAACTACAAGCTGAAAATATTTTTTATGCCTCTACTCTACCCATCACCACTTTACAAGTAAAAGACTATCAAGCTGGCCGTCAAACTCTAAAATTACTTCTTACTCACTTAGGGATCTCCCCAAAGATTAGTACTAAAGCCCTGAACTTAATTTGCCATAAAAAACCTACCGACCGTGGTCAATATGGTGCTTGGCTGTTAGAGGCCTCTACTGGTCAATTAATAGGTCCTCCCCAAGGGGTGCGTGTTAGCCGTATGGATTTAACTCCTGAAGCCAGGGCTGCTCTAATTGCTTACCACCTGAACAACAATCATTTTAGTGAAGCTTTAACCTTAGCTAGTAAAATAATGCTCCATCCAGCCTCCCTGGCTGAAATTTGCTGGTCTGATGACCCAGATTATGTTGCCGGCTATCTAGCTAGTCGTCAAACAGGCTATTTACGCATCCCTTATTTAAAACCTGTAGGGGTACCTGTCGGAGGTCGGGTTATTCTCCTGCGAAAAACCAATTTACAGCAATATTTAAATTTCTTAACCCGACAACCAGTTTTATTTTCACAAATAGGTAATTCCCCAAAGAAGGGAGTCAATTATCCGTGGAAAAATTAACTTCAATTTTAAATCATCTACAAAAAAAACACTTAACCCGCGAACTCACTGAAATCAGAGGTCCCATAGAACCAATAATTAATCTTGCTGGTAAAAGGTACCTACTTTTAGCTTCTAATTCCTACTTGGGATTAAATACTCATCCCCAGGTAATTAAAGCTGCCTGTATGGCAATTAAACATTATGGTACAGGAAGTTGTGGTTCTCCTTTGGTTTGCGGCCATCTAACTCCCCATCAGAAATTAACAAAAGCCTTAGCAGTTTTTAAAGGAACGGAAAATGTACTGCTTTTTGGTAGTGGTTATTTAACCAATTTGGGAGTTTTAAGTTCATGGGCCCAACCTGGAGACCTAATTTTTTCCGATGCTTTAAATCATGCCAGCATTATTGACGGCTGCCGTTTTAACAAAGCGGAAGTACAAATCTATGCTCATTGTGATCTTGAACATTTGGAATTCCTTTTAAAACAGGCTCCCCACAAAAGGACCTTAATTGTTACTGATGGAGTTTTTAGTATGGATGGTGACTTGGCACCACTACCCCAAATAGTAGAATTAGCCCAAAAATATCAGGCTCAAATAATGGTAGATGATGCTCATGCTACCGGCGTACTAGGCCCACAAGGTCAAGGAACAGCAGCCCATTTTGGGTTAAACAAAGAAATTACCATACAAATTGGTACCCTTAGTAAAACATTCGGTTGTGCTGGCGGTTTTGTCGCCGGCTCAAACCTACTAATTAATTATTTAAAAAACCGTTCCCGTCCCTTTATTTTTTCAACCTCGATGACACCTGCTAATGCAGCTGCCGCCCTGATGGCCCTCAATCTTCTAAAATCCGAACCACAATTATTAACTTCCCTTAAACAAAAAATAACCCTCTGGCGTCAAGGATTGACCACCATGGGTTTTAATGTACCACCAGGTATAACACCCATTATTCCCATTATAATTGGAGAAACAAATTTATCTGTACAATTTTCAAAACTCCTTTTAGAACACGGCATCTTCGCCCCCGCCATTCGTCCACCTTCCGTACCAGAGGGCACAAGCCGTATTCGCACCACCATAACCGCCAAACATACTCCCAAACAATTACAAAATGCCCTACAGGTTTTCCAGTTTATTGGGAAAAAACTGGGCATCAT includes the following:
- the bioD gene encoding dethiobiotin synthase — protein: MSSLFITGTDTGVGKTIITASLTALLRAQGKKAIPMKPVQTDGIPAADLEVYRQITGLPLKEKAINPYCFTPPASPLIAARLTPKTIDLTKIKTAYLQLKKKYEIVLVEGAGGLAVPFTPTYTFADLARELKLPLLIVARPSLGTINHTVLTVNYALQHGLQVKGIIINGFQKEKTTAIEKSNPQVIELLTGIPILGVLPYLKNLEKQQLIKIFMETIEWSKLFEED
- the bioA gene encoding adenosylmethionine--8-amino-7-oxononanoate transaminase — translated: MTQEKIQQLRAWDQKYVWHPFTPMLDYNRTEPLIIERGVGSYLIDVEGNRYLDGVSSLWVNVHGHRCPELNEALKKQLELIAHSTLLGLANVPSIKLAKKLVEITPPGLEKVFYSDAGSTAVEIALKIAYQYWQQKAEGKYRQKTKFISLVEAYHGDTIGSVSVGGMELFHQIFHPLIFESIHVPSPYCYRCPFGKDKTSCAWECLQELETIMEKRHQEIAALIIEPLVQGAGGMIMAPKGFLRKVRALCDQYQILLIADEVAVGFGRTGKLFACEHEQVSPDLMCVAKGITGGYLPVAATLTTNEIYNAFLGEPWEHKTFYHGHTYTGNPLGCAVALANLELLEKKDLIKSLQPKIALLEKELARFKHLKHVGEIRHQGMIVGLELVEDPQTRKPFSPRKRIGHHVILAARQRGLILRPLGDVIVLMPILSMSLSELKQLLDITYDSIKQVTEGGHGDAC
- the bioB gene encoding biotin synthase BioB — translated: MLAEIKNKILSGGQITFAEALQLTQLPNKQLFNLFNTARQVREHFWGNSIEFCSIINAKSGHCSENCNFCAQSIHFPTKIKTYPLLTPQKILAKAREAEAKGVQRFSLVTSGLKPTPSDFLHILKIFRILKEETKLALCASLGLINEAQAVQLAAAGVSTYHHNLESSENFFPQICTTHTYKARLDTILAAQKANLRVCAGGLLGLGETWNDRLQLAFKLRELQVASLPLNILQPIKGTPLANIKPPQPLEILKAIALFRLILPQCELRLCGGRQALHSLQPLAFLAGVNALLVGNYLTTTGKKINDDQQTLKDLGLQVGGRAK
- the bioW gene encoding 6-carboxyhexanoate--CoA ligase, whose protein sequence is MPNVKKTFYSVRMRAAQGGPHEQGGIHISGAERIVAKNELETTIKQLLLRAQNHTKGSPDFINFNVEELQAENIFYASTLPITTLQVKDYQAGRQTLKLLLTHLGISPKISTKALNLICHKKPTDRGQYGAWLLEASTGQLIGPPQGVRVSRMDLTPEARAALIAYHLNNNHFSEALTLASKIMLHPASLAEICWSDDPDYVAGYLASRQTGYLRIPYLKPVGVPVGGRVILLRKTNLQQYLNFLTRQPVLFSQIGNSPKKGVNYPWKN
- the bioF gene encoding 8-amino-7-oxononanoate synthase, whose translation is MEKLTSILNHLQKKHLTRELTEIRGPIEPIINLAGKRYLLLASNSYLGLNTHPQVIKAACMAIKHYGTGSCGSPLVCGHLTPHQKLTKALAVFKGTENVLLFGSGYLTNLGVLSSWAQPGDLIFSDALNHASIIDGCRFNKAEVQIYAHCDLEHLEFLLKQAPHKRTLIVTDGVFSMDGDLAPLPQIVELAQKYQAQIMVDDAHATGVLGPQGQGTAAHFGLNKEITIQIGTLSKTFGCAGGFVAGSNLLINYLKNRSRPFIFSTSMTPANAAAALMALNLLKSEPQLLTSLKQKITLWRQGLTTMGFNVPPGITPIIPIIIGETNLSVQFSKLLLEHGIFAPAIRPPSVPEGTSRIRTTITAKHTPKQLQNALQVFQFIGKKLGII